The following are encoded together in the Thalassolituus oleivorans MIL-1 genome:
- the ald gene encoding alanine dehydrogenase has product MRIGVPKEIKNHEYRVGLTPQSVRELIQAGHEVWVETHAGHAIGFCDESYLNSGASIACDATEVFAKAELVVKVKEPQSQEVALLKPHHTLFTYLHLAPALDLTRGLMASGANCIAYETVTDNAGRLPLLAPMSEIAGRIAVQAGAHCLEMEAGGRGVLLSGAPGVPAANVVIIGAGVVGVNALMMAIGMGANVTIMDTSMPRLRELDWQYGNRIQTVLSTATAIDHYLPEADLVIGAVLVPGAAAPKLVRRSHLETMKRGSVIVDVAIDQGGCVESARPTTHSDPTYVEEGVVHYCVANMPGAVARTSTLALNNATLPFVLALANKGTKQALLDDANLMKGLNVFAGKLTSPEVASSLKMELADRKVLVNNA; this is encoded by the coding sequence ATGCGTATTGGTGTTCCGAAAGAGATCAAGAACCATGAATATCGCGTTGGCTTAACACCGCAGAGCGTTCGTGAATTGATACAAGCAGGCCACGAAGTTTGGGTAGAAACCCATGCTGGGCACGCAATTGGCTTCTGTGACGAGAGTTATCTCAACTCTGGTGCCTCTATTGCTTGCGATGCCACCGAGGTGTTTGCTAAAGCAGAGCTGGTTGTTAAGGTCAAAGAGCCTCAGTCTCAAGAGGTTGCTCTACTTAAGCCTCATCACACGTTATTCACGTATTTGCATCTAGCGCCTGCACTTGATTTGACACGAGGGCTTATGGCGAGTGGTGCTAACTGCATTGCTTATGAGACGGTTACTGATAACGCCGGACGACTTCCCCTATTGGCTCCTATGTCTGAGATTGCTGGGCGTATTGCAGTGCAGGCTGGCGCTCATTGTTTAGAAATGGAAGCCGGTGGACGTGGTGTTTTGTTATCCGGAGCCCCGGGTGTTCCAGCAGCAAATGTAGTGATTATTGGTGCCGGGGTTGTTGGTGTTAATGCACTTATGATGGCTATCGGTATGGGCGCTAACGTCACGATTATGGATACATCAATGCCGCGCTTACGCGAATTGGACTGGCAATACGGTAACCGCATACAGACGGTACTTTCGACGGCTACCGCTATTGATCATTACCTACCTGAGGCAGATCTTGTGATTGGTGCGGTCTTGGTGCCGGGTGCGGCAGCTCCAAAACTCGTGCGCCGCAGTCATTTAGAAACCATGAAACGTGGCTCTGTGATTGTAGATGTGGCCATCGATCAGGGCGGATGCGTTGAAAGCGCTCGGCCAACGACGCACAGTGACCCAACGTATGTAGAAGAAGGTGTCGTTCATTACTGTGTGGCAAATATGCCGGGCGCTGTCGCCAGAACCTCTACGCTAGCATTAAACAACGCGACGCTACCGTTCGTATTGGCCTTAGCAAATAAAGGCACAAAGCAGGCTTTATTGGATGACGCAAATTTGATGAAGGGGCTCAATGTTTTTGCCGGAAAGCTAACGTCGCCAGAGGTTGCTAGTAGCTTAAAAATGGAGCTGGCTGATAGAAAAGTGCTGGTTAATAACGCTTAA
- a CDS encoding glutamine synthetase III produces MSGSQSRFNAIADINKAVPFETKMTDSLKKIWATDVFSMAQMEESLSKSAYKAMKKTVQTGAALPNDVADDVAAAMKDWAMAKGAKFFSHIFYPMTNATAEKHDGFIITNPEGAAITEFSGSLLIKGEPDGSSFPNGSLRMTNAARGYTAWDPTSPAYIMHTPNGAVLMIPSVFMSWTGEALDKKIPLLRSNAAMNAAAQKVLTLMGEEEIATLNSSCGAEQEYFLIDERFANARPDILLAGRTLFGASPAKGQQFDDHYFGAIPERVQVFMQDFEDKLYRLGIPAKTHHNEVAPGQFEIAPYFESANIASDHQQLLMTLMKTTAKKHGFFCLLHEKPFAGVNGSGKHVNWSVGNATQGNLLDPGSTPNDNLNFLLFCGAVIRGVHKFGPLLRAVIASASNDHRLGANEAPPAILSVYLGDQLEKVFDDIKTGALHVPKSGGLMDLGLAQILKFERDPGDRNRTSPFAFTGNRFEFRAVGSSQSVSGPLVAMNTMLADSLEWIAEKLEAQLESGKDKAAAAFAVIKELMELHSNVIFGGDGYSAEWHRMAVEERGLRNAPTTADALPALKEKEVVELFSNTGVLTPTELASRFEVYAEQYVLSVEVEAKLVIEMATTMIYPAAVKYLSSMASTGFTLEHSPATKVAAAATAMMASVEKLSAALESEHFDTTEAHMSFLAADVRALMVDIRTSADLLETLVADDLWPLPKYREMLFIK; encoded by the coding sequence ATGAGCGGTAGTCAATCTCGTTTTAACGCAATTGCAGACATTAACAAAGCAGTACCATTTGAAACCAAAATGACTGATTCGCTGAAGAAAATCTGGGCAACCGATGTTTTCAGCATGGCGCAAATGGAAGAGTCGCTATCTAAGTCTGCCTATAAGGCTATGAAGAAAACGGTTCAAACAGGCGCTGCCTTACCTAACGACGTAGCCGATGACGTAGCGGCCGCAATGAAAGATTGGGCAATGGCCAAAGGTGCAAAATTTTTCTCGCATATTTTCTACCCAATGACGAACGCTACTGCTGAAAAACACGATGGTTTTATCATTACCAATCCAGAAGGCGCTGCGATCACCGAATTCTCTGGCAGCTTACTGATTAAAGGCGAGCCTGATGGTTCATCGTTCCCGAACGGCAGCCTACGCATGACCAATGCCGCGCGTGGTTATACAGCTTGGGACCCGACCAGCCCTGCCTACATTATGCATACGCCTAACGGCGCTGTGCTGATGATTCCTAGCGTATTCATGTCTTGGACTGGCGAAGCACTGGATAAAAAAATCCCCCTATTACGTTCTAACGCCGCTATGAACGCCGCAGCACAAAAAGTGCTTACGCTGATGGGTGAAGAAGAGATCGCAACCCTGAACTCAAGCTGTGGTGCCGAACAAGAATACTTTTTGATCGACGAACGATTTGCCAATGCACGCCCCGACATCCTATTGGCAGGACGCACCTTATTTGGTGCTTCACCAGCAAAAGGTCAGCAATTTGATGATCATTACTTCGGTGCAATTCCTGAGCGTGTTCAAGTTTTCATGCAAGACTTCGAAGATAAACTGTATCGCTTAGGTATTCCCGCCAAAACGCACCACAATGAAGTGGCGCCTGGTCAGTTTGAAATTGCGCCTTACTTTGAATCCGCCAACATTGCATCCGATCACCAGCAATTGTTAATGACCCTGATGAAAACTACGGCTAAGAAGCATGGTTTTTTCTGCCTGCTTCATGAAAAGCCATTCGCGGGCGTCAATGGTTCGGGAAAACACGTTAACTGGTCTGTCGGTAATGCCACTCAAGGTAACCTACTCGATCCAGGCAGCACGCCAAACGACAACCTAAATTTCTTGCTATTTTGTGGCGCAGTTATTCGTGGCGTGCACAAGTTTGGTCCGTTATTGCGTGCCGTTATTGCTTCCGCTTCCAACGATCATCGTTTAGGCGCAAACGAAGCGCCGCCGGCGATTTTGTCGGTTTACTTAGGCGACCAATTAGAGAAAGTATTCGACGACATCAAAACGGGCGCTCTGCATGTGCCTAAGAGCGGCGGTCTAATGGATCTTGGCTTGGCGCAAATTCTTAAGTTTGAACGTGATCCGGGCGACCGTAACCGCACATCACCATTTGCCTTTACCGGCAACCGTTTTGAGTTCCGTGCAGTGGGTTCATCGCAATCCGTTTCTGGCCCTCTGGTCGCGATGAACACTATGCTGGCAGATTCACTAGAATGGATCGCTGAAAAGTTAGAAGCTCAATTAGAAAGTGGCAAAGACAAAGCCGCTGCGGCTTTTGCCGTTATTAAAGAACTGATGGAATTACACAGCAACGTGATTTTCGGTGGTGACGGTTATTCCGCTGAATGGCATAGAATGGCGGTAGAAGAACGCGGCCTAAGAAATGCGCCAACCACTGCTGATGCATTACCAGCGCTGAAAGAGAAAGAAGTGGTCGAGCTATTCTCAAACACTGGCGTACTGACACCAACAGAATTGGCAAGCCGTTTTGAGGTTTATGCTGAGCAATACGTTCTGTCGGTTGAAGTAGAAGCTAAGCTGGTCATTGAAATGGCAACCACTATGATTTATCCAGCGGCGGTTAAATACTTATCAAGCATGGCGTCCACCGGCTTTACACTGGAACACTCTCCGGCAACTAAAGTCGCTGCAGCCGCGACCGCGATGATGGCATCTGTTGAAAAACTCAGTGCAGCACTAGAGTCTGAGCACTTTGATACTACAGAAGCACACATGAGTTTCCTGGCCGCTGATGTTCGTGCATTAATGGTCGATATTCGTACTTCGGCCGACTTGCTTGAAACACTCGTTGCCGACGATTTATGGCCACTACCGAAATATCGCGAAATGTTGTTTATTAAATAA
- a CDS encoding DMT family protein, producing the protein MNPILISIGLLLCSNVFMTFAWYAHLKELNNKPWIIAALVSWGIALLEYLFQVPANRIGYTVLSVGQLKIIQEVITLTIFIPFSVMYLKEPLKLDYLWAGICLCGAVYFMFRDKL; encoded by the coding sequence ATGAACCCAATTCTCATCTCCATCGGCCTGCTCTTGTGCAGCAATGTATTTATGACCTTTGCATGGTATGCCCATTTAAAAGAACTCAACAATAAGCCGTGGATTATCGCTGCCCTGGTAAGCTGGGGAATTGCTTTACTGGAATATCTATTTCAAGTGCCTGCCAATCGCATTGGCTATACTGTTCTAAGTGTTGGGCAGCTAAAGATCATTCAAGAGGTTATTACTCTTACGATCTTTATTCCATTTTCCGTTATGTACTTAAAAGAGCCTTTAAAGCTAGATTATCTTTGGGCTGGTATATGCTTGTGTGGCGCAGTGTACTTTATGTTTCGGGATAAATTATAA
- a CDS encoding NADAR family protein — MFFDRQDENLLTLTRDDATHPLASYSKHAFELDGFEWPSVEHYYQAMKFDDAEYREQIRQASHPAEASKLGKSRKHQKRKNWKKNSVTYMTRGTYIKCRTHPDVAQVLLNSGDLAIKEVSQYDYFWGGGRDMRGDNEFGKLLMGIRAKLLAEKASI, encoded by the coding sequence ATGTTTTTTGATCGACAAGATGAAAATCTACTGACCCTAACACGCGATGATGCCACCCATCCGTTAGCCTCATATTCTAAACATGCATTTGAGCTGGATGGTTTTGAATGGCCCTCGGTAGAGCACTACTACCAAGCCATGAAGTTCGACGATGCCGAGTATCGCGAACAAATCCGCCAGGCGTCTCATCCGGCTGAAGCATCCAAACTAGGCAAAAGTAGAAAACACCAAAAACGCAAAAACTGGAAAAAGAATAGCGTCACCTACATGACCCGCGGCACCTACATCAAATGCCGTACCCATCCGGATGTGGCACAAGTGCTGCTGAATTCTGGCGATCTAGCCATTAAAGAAGTCAGCCAGTACGACTACTTCTGGGGCGGTGGCCGCGATATGCGCGGTGACAATGAATTTGGTAAATTGCTGATGGGCATTAGGGCAAAGTTGCTGGCAGAGAAGGCGAGCATATGA
- the recC gene encoding exodeoxyribonuclease V subunit gamma, whose protein sequence is MFRLYHSNDLDVLKGIMLALMREQPPSPLAREAILVQSQGMAHWLKLQLADGLGIAAQVDFPLPSSYVWTVFNQLKPELPERSHFDKQAMAWKLMRLLPALVSDPEHGGLFAPVKHYLEHDEQGIKCYQLAHKIADVFDQYLVYRPDWLLAWERGDDKVDDTDVSSQPWQPHLWRALVADSRALGNSLDHRARLLEQLSDLVGQHPERLASMPKRLFVFGIAALPGSYWQVLNAISDHIDVHFFLLNPCRNFWGDIVDDRRQARILRQQPEAAEYLERGNPLLASWGRLGRDFLTLVHDGAEDGRVTDVEAWVDPAATGLTMLKQVQADILELFDRQALAYGEEALTHSQFKQVVAANDTSVQFVAGHSALREVQRLHDQLLAWLSADATLHPRDIVVMVPDIDLYAPYIDAVFASAPEGQRIPWAIADQSMVSENPLLDSVISLMGLADSRLLLTDVQDWLDVAAIRRRFDIDENELDTLRDWFERAQIRWGLDGNHRQQLGLPNFEQNSWRKGLRQLLLGLMLPDINSTSDEATHWQGDWPVSAVEGNAAELLGKLLSFVDALENWQHFFSQSHNVDEWLSALPQLLNDLYLPDLDDTMTLQRVRDAIERWRQELADAAYDGDLPAAVIKTWFNEQLGQQGGWQRFLTGPVNFCTLMPMRSIPFKIVCMLGMNDQDYPRQVTPIGFDLMVSGKSRRGDRSRRDDDRYLFLEALCSAQEKLYISYRGRDSRENSELQPSVLVSELIDYICDGFCLADCTDLPARKSREQMHNWLIEELPLQPFSSAVYQPTHPRSVISHHPLWAAVANVGAQTVDANRAAQAFLTAPLNIPADLDTRTVAWKDIKEALLKPSAFFLRRRLKADLNLYWQEHTNEEPFNLDGLERYKLRNQLVDQALSGHDANVFEFTQQQQALGHLPVNNIGQVHGEGLVEDVAELIEALQSHLAAPAESRSLSIECEALIPNVGLTTTTIEGELQQVFAGRLLHYRVGDIRGSHLLSLWLDLVFIVACDGGNSITGADIFGYNKKLLEQHLSAPSHAEAVAYVQQCLALYWQHWCEPSDQLPDILWTLLKNDEEKHDKIIVEQLNRDIGEFAQIESQRCLPDLPRQLLDDELRASWLDKWQWLMSPIQAHDTSADGDSGFDKNGGDL, encoded by the coding sequence ATGTTTCGGCTTTATCATTCCAATGATCTCGATGTTCTAAAGGGCATTATGCTTGCGCTGATGCGCGAGCAGCCGCCTAGTCCTTTGGCGCGGGAGGCGATTCTGGTGCAGAGTCAGGGTATGGCGCATTGGTTGAAGTTGCAGTTGGCCGATGGTTTGGGCATTGCGGCGCAGGTCGATTTCCCGCTGCCGTCGTCTTACGTCTGGACAGTATTTAACCAGTTAAAGCCTGAGCTTCCCGAACGTTCGCATTTTGATAAGCAGGCAATGGCTTGGAAGTTGATGCGTCTGCTGCCGGCATTGGTGAGTGATCCTGAGCATGGCGGCTTATTTGCGCCGGTTAAGCATTATCTAGAGCACGATGAACAAGGCATTAAGTGCTATCAGTTAGCGCATAAAATTGCCGACGTATTCGATCAATATTTGGTTTATCGACCTGATTGGCTGCTGGCGTGGGAGCGCGGCGACGATAAGGTCGATGATACCGATGTCAGTTCGCAGCCGTGGCAGCCGCATTTATGGCGCGCTTTGGTTGCTGATTCTAGAGCCTTGGGCAATAGCCTAGATCACCGCGCGCGCTTGTTAGAGCAGCTCAGCGATTTGGTAGGGCAACACCCAGAACGCTTAGCGTCTATGCCGAAGCGTCTGTTTGTGTTTGGTATTGCTGCCTTACCGGGGTCGTATTGGCAGGTATTGAATGCGATTTCGGATCATATCGACGTGCATTTCTTTTTGCTTAATCCTTGCCGTAATTTCTGGGGCGATATTGTTGATGATCGCCGCCAAGCCCGAATTTTGCGCCAGCAGCCGGAGGCCGCAGAGTATTTAGAACGTGGTAATCCGTTATTAGCCTCGTGGGGCCGTTTGGGTCGAGATTTTTTAACCTTAGTTCACGATGGCGCGGAGGATGGCCGCGTTACCGATGTGGAAGCTTGGGTTGATCCCGCCGCTACTGGGCTAACAATGCTCAAGCAAGTACAGGCGGATATTTTAGAATTATTTGATCGCCAAGCCTTGGCCTATGGCGAAGAGGCGTTAACGCACAGTCAGTTTAAGCAAGTGGTGGCGGCTAACGATACCAGTGTGCAATTTGTTGCTGGGCACAGTGCCTTGCGCGAAGTGCAGCGTTTACACGATCAATTGTTGGCTTGGTTAAGTGCCGATGCCACCTTGCATCCGCGCGATATAGTGGTGATGGTACCGGATATTGATTTATACGCGCCCTACATTGATGCGGTATTCGCCAGCGCACCGGAAGGCCAGCGTATTCCGTGGGCCATTGCCGACCAATCCATGGTGAGCGAAAACCCCTTACTCGATAGCGTGATCAGTTTAATGGGCTTGGCCGACAGCCGGTTATTGCTCACCGATGTACAAGACTGGCTGGATGTTGCCGCCATTCGTCGTCGTTTTGATATCGACGAAAACGAGTTAGATACATTGCGCGATTGGTTCGAACGCGCGCAAATTCGTTGGGGCTTGGATGGCAATCATCGTCAGCAATTGGGCTTACCGAATTTCGAGCAAAACAGTTGGCGCAAAGGTTTGCGCCAATTATTGCTGGGTTTAATGCTGCCGGATATTAACAGCACGAGCGACGAAGCAACCCACTGGCAGGGTGATTGGCCGGTCAGTGCAGTGGAAGGTAATGCCGCAGAATTGCTGGGTAAATTGCTGAGCTTTGTTGATGCTTTGGAAAACTGGCAGCACTTTTTTAGCCAGTCGCATAACGTGGATGAATGGCTAAGCGCCTTACCGCAACTATTAAATGATTTATATCTACCCGATTTAGACGACACCATGACATTGCAGCGTGTGCGCGATGCCATAGAGCGCTGGCGTCAGGAATTAGCAGATGCCGCTTACGATGGCGACTTGCCAGCGGCGGTGATTAAAACCTGGTTTAACGAGCAATTAGGGCAACAGGGCGGTTGGCAACGATTTTTAACTGGGCCTGTGAATTTTTGTACCTTGATGCCGATGCGTTCTATTCCGTTCAAAATTGTCTGCATGCTGGGTATGAACGACCAAGATTATCCGCGCCAAGTCACACCAATTGGTTTCGATTTAATGGTGTCAGGGAAATCGCGTCGTGGGGATCGCTCCCGTCGCGACGACGACCGCTATTTATTTTTAGAAGCGCTGTGCTCGGCGCAAGAAAAACTCTATATCAGTTATCGTGGTCGTGATAGCCGCGAAAATAGCGAGTTGCAACCGTCGGTATTGGTGAGCGAATTAATTGATTATATCTGCGATGGTTTTTGCCTTGCCGATTGCACAGATTTACCCGCGCGCAAAAGCCGCGAGCAGATGCACAATTGGCTCATCGAAGAGCTACCCTTGCAGCCGTTCAGCTCAGCGGTATATCAGCCTACGCATCCTCGCAGTGTGATAAGCCATCATCCTTTGTGGGCCGCGGTGGCGAATGTGGGCGCACAAACAGTGGATGCCAATCGCGCAGCGCAGGCATTTTTAACAGCGCCGTTGAATATTCCTGCTGATCTCGATACGCGCACGGTGGCGTGGAAAGATATTAAAGAGGCGTTGCTTAAGCCATCTGCATTCTTTTTACGTCGCCGCTTAAAAGCCGATTTAAATTTATATTGGCAAGAACACACCAACGAAGAACCGTTTAATCTCGATGGTTTAGAGCGTTATAAATTACGCAATCAACTAGTGGATCAAGCGCTTTCTGGCCACGATGCCAATGTGTTCGAATTTACCCAGCAACAACAAGCCTTGGGTCATTTACCGGTTAATAATATTGGCCAAGTGCACGGTGAAGGTTTGGTCGAAGATGTCGCGGAATTAATTGAAGCTTTGCAAAGTCATTTAGCGGCACCGGCAGAGTCGCGTTCGTTGAGTATCGAGTGTGAGGCATTAATCCCCAATGTGGGTTTAACCACCACAACGATTGAGGGTGAATTACAGCAAGTATTCGCTGGGCGATTATTGCATTACCGCGTCGGCGATATTCGCGGCAGCCACTTATTATCTTTGTGGCTAGATCTAGTGTTTATTGTTGCCTGTGATGGAGGAAACTCAATTACTGGTGCCGATATTTTTGGCTACAACAAAAAGCTGTTGGAGCAACACTTAAGTGCGCCATCGCATGCCGAGGCCGTGGCCTATGTGCAGCAATGTTTAGCTCTGTATTGGCAGCACTGGTGTGAGCCGAGCGATCAACTGCCCGACATACTCTGGACGCTGCTAAAAAATGATGAAGAAAAACACGATAAAATTATTGTCGAGCAATTGAACCGTGATATCGGCGAGTTTGCTCAAATCGAAAGTCAGCGTTGCCTGCCGGATTTGCCACGACAATTACTCGATGACGAATTACGCGCAAGCTGGCTGGATAAATGGCAGTGGCTGATGAGCCCGATTCAAGCCCACGATACCAGTGCCGATGGTGATTCCGGTTTTGATAAAAATGGAGGCGACTTATGA